GCCAGTACTTGAGCTTCCTTTAAAAACCGAGTGACAACAGCCCCGTATTCTCTCAGGAAAAGCGGTGCCATCTTGCTAAACAGTGACATTTAACCTCGCAGAGTTCTTTCCCTTACTTCCCTGTTTCTATAAAGAACCTTCCTATCGCAAGACTCCAGTTGGGATGTCTGGTACAGTTAAAACTCCGGGTGAAGCTAAGGATAGCTCTCGCACAGAGCTGGGAATGCGAGGGTGTGCCTTCACAGCCGGCTTGTTTATACTCCAGGATCCCTCTAATTTGGGAAAGCTTTTAGTCCTTATCCCACTTGTGTGTGTTTCCTGTCCCTGTGCGGTgactcttgtttttctgtggctGTGGGGTGAGTTGAATCAGCAAGGTGATGAAATAAACTAACACTTGGCCATGTGGGAGAGTGGATCCTGCTCTGTGTGAAGTCATATGGGTGTGTGTACAGGGAAAATGAACCAGGATTGTCTCTTTGGGTGAAAGCACGTGATTAAATCCACTTTTCAAACCATAAAGTAGGATCACAGCAATTGCAATTACTTTTTCTAAGCAGAAGATACTTTTTATTGAAGCATCCATCTAAACTGattatgtatttcctttttccccctccccagtgTATACTGGCCTCTGTTTGTcttaatattttacttcatcTGCCCCATTCCCCACTTCATTGCAAAAAGAGTGAGTGATGACAGTGATGCagccagcagtgcctgcagggaATTGGCATATTTCTTCACAACTGGAATTGTTGTTTCTGCCTTTGGATTCCCTATAATCCTGGCACGGGTTGAAGCGGTAAGTTCTGCTCACTGATTTTTGTTATAAGACACCAGTTACTGAGTATAATCTTTAAGTGCTCTAAATcctgcttttaatttcattatcgTGATGTTTCTCGATTCTGATGTAAATAAGTACTGCTGAAATCTTGTCTCAGGGCCGCTTTTTGACTTGAGCAAAGAACTTGCATGACCAGAAAATTTGTAGCTGGgtgttttccagttttgttttggtccAACATAAGATACTGTCTCCTGCATCTCGTGCCTCTCTGTTTCATCAGCTTTCACACCACTTCCTGCACCACCTTCCTTATTTTTATCTCAGAATATCTGCTTTCTCCATTTAGGATGCTGAAAACTTGGTGACTGGAGTGCATTAGCAGTTAAAAGATAAAAGGCCAAGCTTCCAGAGCTGcccttctggttttgaaagcatttccCAAGCTCATGCTTTGCCCCCTCAAAGTCTGAGGACATTCTGCtagcttcttttctctttgctttctgagctgctcTTCAGTGGTGAGATTTTTTTGTCACGTTTGTTTGCAAGGCAAAGAACTCTCTTG
This genomic window from Strigops habroptila isolate Jane chromosome 8, bStrHab1.2.pri, whole genome shotgun sequence contains:
- the LEPROT gene encoding leptin receptor gene-related protein isoform X2: MAGIKALVALSFSGAIGLTFLMLGCALEYYGVYWPLFVLIFYFICPIPHFIAKRVSDDSDAASSACRELAYFFTTGIVVSAFGFPIILARVEAQLCPSCWKFQVLWNKRVNFQLPE
- the LEPROT gene encoding leptin receptor gene-related protein isoform X3, translated to MAGIKALVALSFSGAIGLTFLMLGCALEYYGVYWPLFVLIFYFICPIPHFIAKRVSDDSDAASSACRELAYFFTTGIVVSAFGFPIILARVEADAENLVTGVH